A portion of the Coturnix japonica isolate 7356 chromosome 4, Coturnix japonica 2.1, whole genome shotgun sequence genome contains these proteins:
- the LOC116653405 gene encoding LOW QUALITY PROTEIN: syncytin-A-like (The sequence of the model RefSeq protein was modified relative to this genomic sequence to represent the inferred CDS: inserted 1 base in 1 codon): MACTICRLNITLPEEPQQLDLLGSQMVQNDTWDKNSSQWLSPGCMIFGSMKRLSLTRQQLLGPEGPYWDPKTNQTVPYTLVYPRDDETFDIDGGYCGFYPNGSVPYRSGDCPINISVGEIVNISRTDGSVRKVDCEDMAFNTGCCVFPIPKGSFSFMGELWNNDTAKALPPGIFLICGDRAWQGIPKNPVGGPCYLGKLTILSPSIFEIYKAFNHLRAKRDMHALEPDCGDDVRLWGPTARVFASFLAPGVAAAHALKEIERLACWTVKQANVTSQLLSDLLIDVESIRHAVLQNRAAIDFXLLAQGHGCQDVEGMCCFNLSDHSESLHKKLAWLQDHTKKIGVVDDPFGDWLGSLFGNIGPWFKQLLKVLVVGLIVLLALLICTPCIIQCLQGFMHRMVTGIFDEKMEQQRAYERL; the protein is encoded by the exons ATGGCTTGTACTATTTGTAGGTTAAACATCACTCTTCCCGAGGAGCCCCAGCAGCTGGATTTACTTGGCTCACAAATGGTACAAAATGATACTTGGGACAAGAATAGCTCACAATGGTTGTCCCCTGGGTGCATGATCTTTGGCTCAATGAAAAGGTTGTCTCTGACTAGGCAGCAACTTCTTGGTCCAGAGGGCCCCTACTGGGACCCGAAAACTAATCAAACCGTCCCCTATACCCTTGTGTATCCCCGTGATGATGAGACCTTTGATATTGATGGAGGATATTGTGGGTTTTACCCTAACGGATCAGTGCCTTATCGTTCTGGGGATTGTCCTATAAACATCTCAGTAGGTGAGATTGTTAATATTAGCAGGACGGATGGGTCTGTCCGAAAGGTTGACTGTGAAGATATGGCATTCAACACAGGTTGTTGTGTTTTCCCTATCCCCAAAGGATCATTTTCGTTCATGGGAGAACTTTGGAACAATGATACAGCAAAAGCCTTACCACCAGGGATATTTCTTATTTGTGGGGATCGTGCTTGGCAAGGGATTCCTAAGAACCCAGTAGGAGGTCCTTGCTATCTGGGGAAATTGACCATCCTATCCCCAAGTATCTTTGAGATCTATAAGGCATTTAATCATTTGCGAGCCAAAAGGGATATGCATGCTCTGGAGCCTGACTGCGGGGACGACGTAAGGTTATGGGGACCCACTGCTAGAgtctttgcttctttccttgctCCCGGGGTGGCTGCTGCACACGCTTTAAAAGAAATCGAGAGATTGGCCTGTTGGACTGTTAAACAGGCTAATGTTACCTCTCAGCTACTTTCAGATTTGCTTATAGATGTAGAGAGCATTAGACATGCTGTGCTTCAAAATAGAGCGGCTATagatt tgcttttagcaCAAGGACACGGATGCCAAGATGTTGAAGGgatgtgttgttttaatttgagtGACCATAGTGAATCGTTACATAAGAAGCTGGCATGGTTGCAAGATCATACCAAGAAGATCGGCGTCGTGGACGATCCGTTTGGAGACTGGCTCGGAAGCCTGTTTGGGAACATCGGACCTTGGTTCAAACAGTTGCTAAAAGTATTGGTGGTGGGACTTATTGTTCTTCTTGCACTATTAATTTGCACACCGTGTATTATACAATGCTTGCAGGGATTTATGCATCGCATGGTGACGGGAATTTTCGATGAGAAAATGGAACAACAAAGGGCATATGAAAGACtttaa